The genome window GCCAGTTCGGTTCGTAACAAAGCCAGTCCACGGGGTGTAACGTAGTTAGTCGCGCCGGGGGGCAACGGTGCCCTCGCCGGAATAACGACGGGATCATCGGCACTTTCATTTTTCAAAAAAGCCCTGCTCATAACGGTAATCGATTATCTCAACATAACAGATAAAGTCCGCCGTTAGTTGTAATCGACCTGCCCGCTACTCGCTCGCTTCCTGAATTGTTTCACTGGCTTCCTCCAGATCATTGCCTTCGGGTTCCGGTATTTCATCAGTCACCTGCTTGGGGTCTGGCGCGTAGGTCAACGAAATGAACATGGGGAAGTGATCCGAGCCACAATTCGGTAAGCGAAGAATCTTTTGCAGTTGGAAGTGATGGGAAACAAAGACATGATCCAGCGGCCAGCGCAGGAAGAAATAGCGGGCATGGAATGTGTTGTACAGACCCCGGCCAATTCGCGGATCGAGCAAACCGCTTATCCGCTGAAACAGTCGGGTCGAATGCGACCAGGCTACGTCGTTCAGATCACCCGCCACAATGATGGGACCCGTTTTTTTGCGCGCTTCCTTCCCTACCAGTAACAATTCGGCATCGCGCTCCGTGGATCGGTAATGCTCTGTCGGGCTGGGTGGCATCGGATGGACACCATAAAAATGAACTAACTGTCCAGACGCTAATTCGAGCTGTGCGTATACGGATGGAATATCATCCTGAATCAGGAAGCGCAGTTCGTGGTGTCGAATCGGCAAGCGAGAATAGAGTAACATACCATACGTATTCTCGAGCGGATGCAACACGCGATACGGGTAATCTTCTTCGATCGCAGCCAGTTCGTCTTTCCAGCGCTGGTTGGCCTCTAATACCAGCAACACATCCGGTTTATGCTTATCGACCAGCGCGCGGACTTCCGGTGTCCGCGTATTTTCCATAAAAATATTGGCAACCAGCAGCCGAATGGTATTGTCTTCGGGCTTAGCCTGTTCACTTTTTTTGGTAAACCACGCAACCCGTTTTTGATGAAGGGACGTAAACGGATAGATCAACCACCCCTGATAGCCTAATGTTGCCAGCAGACCAACCGGAACGATTAGCAGATAGCCATCCATATGATGCCCGACCAGTGCCCACCCCAGAAGGCCGATAGTGGCCAGTACCGCAAGTTGAAGGTGGGGAAAATCCCAGATTCGAATCCACCAGTAATCAAGCGGTATAAGGTTGGTGAACGAAACTATGGTTATAAGAAGCGAGTAAACAAGCAGGACATCGTCAATGACAGGCATAAATGAGTGGTGGAATGATCGTTGAGAAACCTAACCCCAAAGCATGGGCAGAGGTTTTGTCTCTCAACAGATCGCCCACTCACGTTACTTAGCTACGTACTCTTTGGCGCCGTTACTTATCCAGCGCATTAACCAAGGGCATGATCGCTGACCATTGCGGATTATGATCAGCCGTCAACTGAGAAACAGGCCAGCCACGCTGCTTCGCCCGATCGGCATGTAAGGCAAAGTCATCGCTTTTAGGGTCTTTGCCCGCTTCAACGGTCAAAATGTAACGGGCAGACAGTTGTCGGGCAGCCGGATTTTTCAGGGAGATCGCTTCCGTGAAGGTTTTCAGCGATTGCGGCACATCTTTGGGCGGTTTCTGGTCCTCCTTAACCCACATGGGTACAATGAACCCGTCTTTTATCATCGGTTTCAATGAATTAGCCCGGTCGCCCTGAATGCTCATTACGCTTTCACCATCGTTGGGAACCATCGCGTCCAGATAGACCAGACTTTTGATTCGGTCAGCCAATCGATCGGCTACTCCTGTGATAACCATACCACCGTAGCTATGGCCTACCAAAATAATATCGTGCAGATCCTCGAAAAGAATCGTATTAACCACATCATTGATATGTACAGACAATCCAACATCAGGAGAGGCCAGATGTACGCGTTCACCCTGCCCTGTAAGCGCAGGTCGGTAGACCGTATAGCCTCGCGTTGTCAGGATCGAATCTACTTTCTTGAACGCCCAACTCCCGCCCCAGGCACCGTGCACAATAACCATTGTCGGTTTACGGACGTTGGATTGCGCGGTAGCAGTGGCACTCATTACCAAGAGTGTGAAAAACAAAACGATACCGGTTGGTCTGAAAAACATAGTTTTATACATAGGAATGAATCTGCATGTAAAGATTTTACATTGGTAAATCTAATGGTATAGACTGACCCATTTAGCGTTGGCACGACAATCTACCGATGTTTATCTGCACGATTTGTTACCCTACAGAAGTAACCAATAGGATCAGTAAGCAAAAAAGCCCGACTTATGCCGAGCTTTCTTTAATTAACTGGAACGACACAGCCTGGCGTTTACCGGCTAGATTCGCGCTATTGTTGTTACGAAATGGCTTTGAACTCCTCCTGTAAGGCAAACGGCTGGCTCCGCAGACGCTTACCCGTAGCCTTATAAATGGCGTTCGCAACAGCCGCTCCGGCGGGTGGCAACGAAGGTTCGCCTAGTCCGGTTGGGTCAATGTCGTTCTGAACAAAATGGACCTCTACCTCCGGAATTTCGTTGAGCCGGATAAGCCGATAGTCATTGAAATTCTTCTGCTCGGGAATACCATCCTTAAACGTGATATTTCCGTACATCGCATGCCCGATTCCATCTACGATACAGCCTCGCACCTGCTGTTCGGCTCCACTTTTGTTGATTACTACACCACAATCAGCCGCCGAGTACACTTTCTGGATCACCGGTTTACCCTTTTGCAAGACAACTTCACCGACCTGAGCCACGTAGGACCGGTGCGAGAAATAAACGCTAAAGCCCTGAGCGATGAGCTTACCATCGGCACCTTTCTTTTTACCCCATCCCGATTTCTCGGCAGCTAACTCAATGACGCCTTTCATGCGGTCAACGTCATACTTTACGGCACCAGTAGGTTTTTGTTTGGCTTTATCGAGTAATTCCAGTCTAAACTGTACGGGATCTTTTCCAGCAGCCTGCGCTACTTCGTCGACAAAGGCCTGTTCGGCGTAAGCCAGAAAATTCGTAATGGGTGCCCGCCAGGGGCCAGTCGTAATTGGCGACTTGTGATCGACACTGTCAATCAATACATTATCGACTGCTCCCGCTGGAAAATTATCTTCGCGCGTGGAGTTACCCGCGTTAATACTGGCTCCACGCAGCTTGTACCCGATCATGTTTCCCTGCGCATCCAGAGCGGCTTCGAAGCGATACCGAACCGCTGGTCGATAACTTCCACCCGTCATATCGTCTTCGCGCGACCAGATGACTTTGACCGGCGCGTTGGCGAGTTTAGATACCTGAACCGCTTCAATAACATAATCGGCCTTCAATCGACGGCCAAACCCTCCGCCCATACGGGTTAACTGGACAGTCACCTTTTCGGGCGATATACCCAGCAACTTAGCGGTTTCGTTCCGTGCTAGTTCGGGTGTTTGTGTGGGGCCAACCAACTCTGCGCCATCTGCCCGAACGTGAGCGAAAAAGTTCATTGGCTCTAATGGGTTGTGGGGTAGAAAAGGACACTGGTATTCGGCCTTGACTACTTTCGCAGCATTCTTGAACGCTGTTTCAACATTACCATCCTTACGGCGTACGGTTGCGGTTGACGCATCGAGCATTTCTTTAAAAAGACGATTATGGTCAGCCGTACTCTCCAGTACATCAGCTTTTTCCCATTCTATTTTAAGCGCATCTTTTGCTTTCTTGACCTGCCAGGTCGACTTGCCAACGACAGCTACGTTATTATCAAACGTCACAACATCCACGATGCCTGACATGGCTTTAGCCGCCTTCGCATCCAACGACTTAAGCTTATAGCCAAATGCAGGACGCTGTAACATAGCAAACAACATGCCTTCCCGGTAGAAATCGAGGCCAAAAATTGGTTTCCCGGTAATAATTTTAGGGTTATCGACATTTTTGACGGTCGTGCCGATAAGCTTAAAATCCTTCGTGTCTTTCAGCTTCACGTCAGTGGGAACTGCCAGTTTAGAAGCGTCCG of Spirosoma agri contains these proteins:
- a CDS encoding endonuclease/exonuclease/phosphatase family protein, whose product is MPVIDDVLLVYSLLITIVSFTNLIPLDYWWIRIWDFPHLQLAVLATIGLLGWALVGHHMDGYLLIVPVGLLATLGYQGWLIYPFTSLHQKRVAWFTKKSEQAKPEDNTIRLLVANIFMENTRTPEVRALVDKHKPDVLLVLEANQRWKDELAAIEEDYPYRVLHPLENTYGMLLYSRLPIRHHELRFLIQDDIPSVYAQLELASGQLVHFYGVHPMPPSPTEHYRSTERDAELLLVGKEARKKTGPIIVAGDLNDVAWSHSTRLFQRISGLLDPRIGRGLYNTFHARYFFLRWPLDHVFVSHHFQLQKILRLPNCGSDHFPMFISLTYAPDPKQVTDEIPEPEGNDLEEASETIQEASE
- a CDS encoding alpha/beta hydrolase; amino-acid sequence: MSATATAQSNVRKPTMVIVHGAWGGSWAFKKVDSILTTRGYTVYRPALTGQGERVHLASPDVGLSVHINDVVNTILFEDLHDIILVGHSYGGMVITGVADRLADRIKSLVYLDAMVPNDGESVMSIQGDRANSLKPMIKDGFIVPMWVKEDQKPPKDVPQSLKTFTEAISLKNPAARQLSARYILTVEAGKDPKSDDFALHADRAKQRGWPVSQLTADHNPQWSAIMPLVNALDK
- a CDS encoding xanthine dehydrogenase family protein molybdopterin-binding subunit encodes the protein MQNSPKPGRRNFLKLATAASGGLLLGFNWVESEAATSVVVDISTTVPASDVDFNSYLSINPQGIITIFSPNPEVGQGIKTAFPIIVAEELDADWKKVVVEQAPLDTKKFERQVAGGSGSIPHSWQRLRKAGATARQMLIEAASKRWNVPLSECTTENGFVLHTSSNRRLGYGELAADASKLAVPTDVKLKDTKDFKLIGTTVKNVDNPKIITGKPIFGLDFYREGMLFAMLQRPAFGYKLKSLDAKAAKAMSGIVDVVTFDNNVAVVGKSTWQVKKAKDALKIEWEKADVLESTADHNRLFKEMLDASTATVRRKDGNVETAFKNAAKVVKAEYQCPFLPHNPLEPMNFFAHVRADGAELVGPTQTPELARNETAKLLGISPEKVTVQLTRMGGGFGRRLKADYVIEAVQVSKLANAPVKVIWSREDDMTGGSYRPAVRYRFEAALDAQGNMIGYKLRGASINAGNSTREDNFPAGAVDNVLIDSVDHKSPITTGPWRAPITNFLAYAEQAFVDEVAQAAGKDPVQFRLELLDKAKQKPTGAVKYDVDRMKGVIELAAEKSGWGKKKGADGKLIAQGFSVYFSHRSYVAQVGEVVLQKGKPVIQKVYSAADCGVVINKSGAEQQVRGCIVDGIGHAMYGNITFKDGIPEQKNFNDYRLIRLNEIPEVEVHFVQNDIDPTGLGEPSLPPAGAAVANAIYKATGKRLRSQPFALQEEFKAIS